A single genomic interval of Labeo rohita strain BAU-BD-2019 chromosome 13, IGBB_LRoh.1.0, whole genome shotgun sequence harbors:
- the c13h10orf53 gene encoding UPF0728 protein C10orf53 homolog isoform X2: MPANSVVTIKYGPYESCGIVEHRTFRLDGLQAVLKGDGHRCVLEKTDDWNIVELIVNGECVYTCNITDLEFGGDGRLDPRCQEAINAVRDAY, from the exons atgcCGGCTAATTCAGTAGTAACAATCAAATATGGTCCATATGAGTCGTGTGGTATTGTCGAGCACAGAACATTTCGCCTGGACGGTTTACAAG CAGTCCTAAAAGGCGACGGCCACAGATGTGTCCTCGAGAAAACGGATGACTGGAATATAGTGGAGCTCATTGTCAATGGAGAGTGCGTTTACACGTGCAACATTACTGACCTTGAGTTTG GGGGTGATGGACGACTTGATCCGCGGTGCCAGGAGGCCATTAACGCGGTGAGGGACGCGTACTGA
- the c13h10orf53 gene encoding UPF0728 protein C10orf53 homolog isoform X1: protein MPANSVVTIKYGPYESCGIVEHRTFRLDGLQAVLKGDGHRCVLEKTDDWNIVELIVNGECVYTCNITDLEFGGDGRLDPRCQEAINAHFKVVTDMLTL, encoded by the exons atgcCGGCTAATTCAGTAGTAACAATCAAATATGGTCCATATGAGTCGTGTGGTATTGTCGAGCACAGAACATTTCGCCTGGACGGTTTACAAG CAGTCCTAAAAGGCGACGGCCACAGATGTGTCCTCGAGAAAACGGATGACTGGAATATAGTGGAGCTCATTGTCAATGGAGAGTGCGTTTACACGTGCAACATTACTGACCTTGAGTTTG GGGGTGATGGACGACTTGATCCGCGGTGCCAGGAGGCCATTAACGCG CATTTCAAAGTTGTCACAGACATGTTGACGTTATAA